A genome region from Canis lupus dingo isolate Sandy chromosome 7, ASM325472v2, whole genome shotgun sequence includes the following:
- the TSEN15 gene encoding tRNA-splicing endonuclease subunit Sen15 isoform X1 translates to MEERGGSEPTPGCSGLGPGGGGGGGGAPSWAPEDAWMGTHPKYLEMMELDIGDASQVYIAFLVYLDLMESKSWHEVNCVGLPDLQLICLVGTEIEGEGLQTVVPTSISASLSHNRIREILKASRKLQGDPDLPVSFTLAIVESDSTIVYYKLTDGFMLPDPQNISLRR, encoded by the exons aTGGAGGAGCGCGGCGGCTCGGAGCCCACCCCCGGCTGCAGCGGGctgggcccgggcggcggcggcggcggcggtggcgccCCCTCCTGGGCCCCCGAGGACGCCTGGATGGGCACCCACCCAAAG TATTTAGAAATGATGGAATTAGATATAGGAGATGCCAGCCAAGTTTATATAGCATTCTTGGTTTACCTGGACCTCATGGAGA GTAAAAGTTGGCATGAAGTAAATTGTGTTGGATTACCAGATCTTCAGCTCATCTGCCTTGTCGGTACTGAGATAGAAGGAGAAGGATTACAGACTGTGGTGCCTACATCCATCAGTGCTTCCCTCAGCCATAACAG GATAAGGGAGATCTTGAAGGCATCTCGAAAATTGCAAGGTGACCCAGATTTGCCAGTGTCTTTTACCCTGGCCATAGTGGAGTCCGATTCCACAATAGTCTATTACAAACTTACTGACGGATTTATGCTGCCAGACCCTCAG AATATTTCCCTTAGAAGATGA
- the TSEN15 gene encoding tRNA-splicing endonuclease subunit Sen15 isoform X2: protein MEERGGSEPTPGCSGLGPGGGGGGGGAPSWAPEDAWMGTHPKYLEMMELDIGDASQVYIAFLVYLDLMESKSWHEVNCVGLPDLQLICLVGTEIEGEGLQTVVPTSISASLSHNRHIEREVETQAEGEAGSMQGARRGTRSRDSRIAPWAEGKRQTAEPPRDPRNFSF, encoded by the exons aTGGAGGAGCGCGGCGGCTCGGAGCCCACCCCCGGCTGCAGCGGGctgggcccgggcggcggcggcggcggcggtggcgccCCCTCCTGGGCCCCCGAGGACGCCTGGATGGGCACCCACCCAAAG TATTTAGAAATGATGGAATTAGATATAGGAGATGCCAGCCAAGTTTATATAGCATTCTTGGTTTACCTGGACCTCATGGAGA GTAAAAGTTGGCATGAAGTAAATTGTGTTGGATTACCAGATCTTCAGCTCATCTGCCTTGTCGGTACTGAGATAGAAGGAGAAGGATTACAGACTGTGGTGCCTACATCCATCAGTGCTTCCCTCAGCCATAACAG acacatagagagagaggtggagacacaggcagagggagaagcaggctccatgcagggagcccgacgtgggactcgatcccgcgactccaggatcgcgccctgggctgaaggcaagcgccaaaccgctgagccacccagggatccccgaaacttttctttttag